From Hermetia illucens chromosome 6, iHerIll2.2.curated.20191125, whole genome shotgun sequence, one genomic window encodes:
- the LOC119658786 gene encoding protein CREBRF homolog: protein MTENRLYAIGGSDFCDSSSNSSNLLKFELFSSGSDCGAVGVGIGSGDNNSINTIRDSNSIQPQYTILNNLRESPMLTTASISIPQRNSSGMNYPSSKMMADFSEFGLDALEVSSLSPNLLQDVNLNSISSIHNQFNVSGVNSSNSGNPMQYENQNQTSNSSAMWNDIGSAMTMKSEPFHLDDDYIFQIDKADLIQGPTLAELNDEALLEDLIIDDLIPVEQGYAVTTAGQLSQIHFSPGQLNMSETALPPQQLLQHHHHHNSPQQQRQTHTQLSLQLQSTSGREGPYDEQNTTGSSSPFDIYHTTPTKSLNSSAAFSPGSQASSSSPLLLNSVTPPPHTSRGQYHHSLQSQQHGKTRSPALQELLKKEYSMSPDRHILGQSVPDPSTPRMYIAGGSALSPASSGFGSGGRRSIAQCSSGASASRLSSSAPTHLGLEQIWQRREPRQHLLSTGSLAEAESFSSISTGSVLSPEGNDLSHDEGYSDFDSDRDEDYSTDNDSDNDDGPRIGSHGSGKGKERYFWQYNVQAKGPKGQRLVIKSELEDPHVLNEATDPVFSPNCSVRGIKHSGKARKGDGNDLTPNPKKLHIIGKELDKLGRIINDMTPVSELPFNVRPKSRKEKNKLASRACRLKKKAQHEANKIKLYGLEVEHRKLLNGIRDVKRILAIKYKNPNENIDELNQQIERIAKNSTKLKIAGTSTEFVNKILDKVKSGVPRGGLEDIQNS, encoded by the exons ATGACTGAGAATCGACTATACGCAATCGGTGGATCGGATTTCTGTGATAGTTCTTCAAATAGTagcaatttattgaaatttgaattgtttAGCAGTGGAAGCGATTGTGGAGCAGTTGGTGTTGGTATCGGAAGCGGTGATAACAACAGCATCAATACCATTCGCGATTCCAACTCCATTCAGCCgcaatataccattttgaataatttacgTGAAAGTCCAATGCTTACAACAGCATCAATTTCTATACCACAGCGAAATAGCAGTGGTATGAACTACCCTTCATCTAAAATGATGGCAGACTTTTCGGAATTTGGTTTGGATGCTTTGGAAGTTTCATCCCTCTCACCGAATTTACTGCAAGATGTCAATTTGAATAGTATAAGCAGTATTCATAATCAGTTTAATGTAAGCGGTGTGAATAGTTCCAATAGCGGAAATCCTATGCAATATGAGAACCAAAACCAAACGAGCAATTCCAGCGCTATGTGGAATGACATTGGCAgcgctatgacaatgaaatcagaACCGTTTCATTTGGATGATGACtatatatttcaaattgataaggctgatttGATTCAAG GGCCTACTCTGGCCGAATTAAATGATGAGGCTCTACTGGAAGATTTGATCATTGACGATTTGATACCCGTTGAACAAGGATATGCAGTGACCACTGCTGGTCAACTAAGTCAGATTCACTTTTCTCCTGGGCAGCTAAATATGTCTGAAACTGCATTACCTCCTCAGCAGCTActacaacatcatcatcaccacAATTCCCCTCAACAACAGCGGCAAACCCATACGCAGCTCTCTTTGCAATTACAAAGCACATCAGGTCGTGAGGGTCCTTACGACGAACAAAATACTACGGGATCATCCAGTCCCTTCGACATATACCACACGACACCAACTAAATCCTTAAATTCGAGTGCAGCTTTTTCACCAGGAAGTCAA GCAAGCTCTAGCTCACCGTTACTATTGAATTCGGTTACCCCACCTCCACATACCAGCCGCGGTCAGTATCATCACAGTCTACAATCACAACAACACGGAAAAACACGTAGCCCAGCTTTGCAGGAATTGCTAAAGAAAGAATACTCGATGTCACCGGATCGTCATATTCTTGGTCAATCCGTTCCAGATCCGTCTACGCCTCGAATGTACATAGCTGGAGGAAGCGCCTTAAGCCCAGCAAGTAGTGGTTTCGGGAGTGGTGGTCGCCGAAGTATAGCACAATGTTCTAGCGGAGCGAGTGCTTCGCGACTGTCGTCATCGGCTCCTACCCATCTTGGACTTGAACAAATTTGGCAAAGACGAGAACCACGGCAACATCTTCTTTCGACAGGATCTTTAGCTGAAGCAGAGTCGTTTTCGTCTATAAGTACGGGAAGCGTACTTAGTCCAGAAGGAAATGATTTATCACATGACGAAGGTTATTCAGATTTTGATAGTGATCGAGACGAAGATTATTCAACGGATAATG ATTCGGATAATGATGATGGACCTCGTATCGGTAGTCACGGGAGCGGAAAAGGTAAAGAACGATACTTTTGGCAGTACAATGTGCAGGCAAAAGGACCAAAGGGCCAGAGATTAGTTATAAAATCAGAATTAGAGGACCCCCATGTACTAAACGAAGCAACTGATCCAGTTTTCAGCCCAAACTGTTCTGTGCGCGGCATCAAG CACAGCGGAAAAGCTCGAAAAGGCGATGGCAACGATTTAACTCCAAACCCAAAAAAGTTACATATAATTGGGAAAGAATTGGATAAATTAGGTCGCATTATCAACGATATGACCCCGGTAAGCGAACTTCCTTTCAACGTTAGACCGAAATCGCGTAAAGAGAAAAATAAGTTGGCTTCTAGAGCATGTCGACTGAAGAAGAAAGCCCAACACGAAGCAAACAAAATAAAGTTGTATGGTCTGGAGGTAGAACATA GGAAACTCTTAAATGGCATTCGAGATGTGAAGCGAATTCTtgccatcaaatataaaaatccAAATGAAAACATTGATGAACTGAATCaacaaatcgaaagaattgctAAGAACTCTACAA AACTGAAAATTGCGGGAACTTCAACGGagtttgtgaataaaattctgGACAAAGTCAAAAGCGGAGTTCCCAGGGGTGGATTGGAAGACATACAAAATTCTTAA
- the LOC119659798 gene encoding replication factor C subunit 4, giving the protein MQAFLKSDRPSLSAGTSLSSEDHTGQTAHRRKPPAPWVEKYRPRSINEIVEQKEVVSVLQKCIDGADLPNMLLYGPPGTGKTSIVLAAARQIFGDLYKERILELNASDERGIDVVRSKIKSFAQLTASSIRPDGKPCPPFKIIILDEADSMTHAAQAALRRTMEKESRSTRFCLVCNYVSRIIEPITSRCTKFRFKPLNEDKIIDRLQFICQRECVEMETNAYGRIVEISGGDLRRAITLLQSCQMLKKGGGKIMEDDLLEISGVVPQRYLVEFLSVCRSGNYSKLDEFVQDLSFEAYSIGQVLEQFNEFVLTHPDLSSDQKSVICDKLGECMFRLQEGGSEYLQIMDLGCTTILAFKK; this is encoded by the exons ATGCAAGCATTTCTCAAATCAGACAGACCTAGTCTGTCAGCGGGGACTTCTCTCAGCAGCGAAGACCATACCGGTCAAACTGCTCATAGACGTAAGCCGCCGGCGCCATGGGTGGAAAAATa TCGGCCTAGGAGCATTAATGAGATCGTGGAACAAAAGGAAGTAGTATCGGTCCTCCAGAAATGTATTGATGGAGCTGATTTACCAAATATGCTTCTATATGGTCCGCCGGGCACAGGTAAAACAAGTATTGTACTGGCTGCAGCACGCCAGATATTTGGAGATCTATACaaagaacgaattctcgaactAAATGCATCAGATGAGCGTGGAATCGACGTTGTTCGCAGCAAAATAAAGTCGTTTGCCCAATTAACAGCAAGCTCCATAAGACCAGATGGCAAACCCTGCCCTCCATTTAAAATCATTATCCTGGACGAAGCTGATTCAATGACGCATGCGGCACAAGCAGCTCTCCGGCGAACCATGGAGAAAGAAAGTCGCAGCACGAGATTTTGCTTGGTCTGCAATTACGTGTCCAGAATAATCGAGCCAATCACATCTCGTTGCACCAAGTTTCGTTTCAAACCTCTGAATGAAGATAAAATCATAGACCGTTTGCAGTTTATCTGCCAACGGGAATGTGTAGAAATGGAGACGAACGCCTACGGTCGGATCGTGGAAATATCAGGAGGTGACCTACGGCGAGCTATAACGTTACTTCAGTCGTGCCAAATGTTGAAGAAAGGTGGAGGAAAAATCATGGAGGATGATCTGTTGGAGATATCGGGGGTTGTCCCACAGAGATATTTAGTCGAATTTCTGAGTGTTTGCCGTTCAGGAAATTATTCGAAGCTAGACGAATTCGTCCAGGATTTGTCATTTGAGGCGTATAGCATCGGCCAAGTATTAGAGCAGTTCAACGAATTCGTTTTGACACATCCTGATTTGAGTAGTGACCAGAAGAGCGTCATATGCGACAAGCTAGGA GAGTGCATGTTTCGCTTACAAGAAGGAGGATCAGAATACTTACAAATCATGGATCTTGGATGCACCACTATCTTggctttcaaaaaataa
- the LOC119659799 gene encoding transcription initiation factor TFIID subunit 9, protein MSTRDTMDVGLDREKTEKSKINSQIKHVPKDAQVIMSILKESGINEYEPRVINQLLEFTYRYVTCILDDAKVFANHARKKVIDLEDVKLASEVVLDKAFTTPPPRHVLAKLADVRNSMPLPPIKPHCGLRLPPDRYCLSACNYKLRAASQPKKMMKSALESRSTLKTQIKSQQAQHAKRQLMAQAKPSLVTIPKPVFKFSSTKTVTTANTKATVAAGSSGEAKMEVDDDNTLNGGSKKREREDDEFEIVR, encoded by the exons ATGTCAACACGGGATACAATGGATGTGGGACTGGACCGCGAGAAAACCGAGAAATCCAAAATAAACAGTCAAATTAAACATGTTCCTAAAGACGCACAAGTGATTATGTCGATATTAAAAGAATCTGGCATCAATGAATATGAGCCACGAGTAATAAATCAATTGCTGGAATTCACGTACA GATATGTGACCTGCATTCTAGATGATGCCAAGGTGTTTGCCAACCACGCAAGGAAAAAAGTGATTGACTTAGAAGACGTCAAGCTTGCCTCGGAAGTGGTTTTAGACAAGGCTTTCACGACTCCGCCACCACGCCAC GTGTTAGCTAAGCTAGCTGACGTGCGAAATTCGATGCCGTTGCCGCCAATAAAACCGCATTGTGGACTACGTTTGCCGCCAGACCGATACTGTCTTTCCGCTTGCAATTATAAACTGCGTGCCGCCTCTCAACCAAAGAAAATGATGAAATCAGCTCTAGAATCCAGGTCTACGCTAAAAACTCAGATCAAATCGCAACAAGCGCAGCATGCTAAACGGCAGCTCATGGCTCAAGCGAAACCTTCCCTGGTCACAATTCCAAAGCCAGTCTTCAAGTTCAGCTCCACCAAAACAGTTACCACTGCAAACACTAAGGCTACTGTGGCTGCAGGCTCAAGTGGCGAAGCAAAAATGGAGGTAGACGACGACAACACTCTAAACGGAGGGTCCAAGAAGCGGGAGCGCGAAGACGACGAATTCGAAATTGTCAGATAG